Below is a genomic region from Pseudomonadota bacterium.
GACCCCGATCCGCCTGCCCGGGGCCGAGGCCTGCCTCGCCGGGAAGCGGCTCACCGACGACGTCGTCGCCGCGGCGTGCGAGGCGGCCATGCGGGAGGTCTCGCCCATCACGGACGTGCGCTCCACGGCCGACTACCGCAGGCGGATCATTGGGGTCTACTTGAAGCGGGCGGCGTACGGCCTGCTCGGACGGGTGACGCCATGAGGAAGGAAATCTCTTTCGTGGTCAACGGCGCCGACGTCACGGTGCTCGTCGGCTCTCACGAGCGGCTCGTCGACGTGCTGCGCGGTCCGCTGGGGCTCACCGGCACCAAGGAGGGCTGCGGCGCGGGCGAGTGCGGCGCCTGCACGGTCATCGTCGAAGGTCGGGCGGTCAACTCGTGCCTCTACCCGGCCTTCGAGATCGAGGGCCGGCGCGTGCTCACGATCGAGGGGCTCGGCACCGGGAACACCCTCGGGCCGATC
It encodes:
- a CDS encoding (2Fe-2S)-binding protein, translated to MRKEISFVVNGADVTVLVGSHERLVDVLRGPLGLTGTKEGCGAGECGACTVIVEGRAVNSCLYPAFEIEGRRVLTIEGLGTGNTLGPIQKAFVDAGAVQCGFCTPGMIMSTKALLDATPDPSDAEIRGALVGNLCRCTGYVQIVEAVRRAASAVKEAK